A section of the Flavobacterium ardleyense genome encodes:
- a CDS encoding DUF2723 domain-containing protein, translating to MMAFNFKKWNTILGWTAFAIALITYTLTVEPTLSFWDTGEYIATSAKLQVGHPPGAPLFQMLGAFFAMFALENTQVALMVNMMSVFSSAFTILFMFWSTTILLKKIISNFATLDQNAEVALLGSAFVGSLAFAFSDSFWFNAVEAEVYAMASFLIALLFWLGLRWEQEMHLPRGNKWLLLISLVVGLTFGVHFMALLTIPAIGFLYYFKNYQTITTKNFIIANIIVVGVLLFIFQLLLPWTLAFFGKSEVFMVNTFGMPFNSGTIIAGLILIGLFYYFLNYTNKKNLPFYNTLILCVLFIFIGFSTWLMLPIRANANVVINENKPSDAAEVLAYYNREQYGSNALFYGKQFSEMFAGLDPDKPYLDKKPNYERDYKTGKYVITNNWKDAEQNSDDYHKTILPRMWSTDHAENYMNFTNPLEFKINPNYDYESELGKYGIDVENISDEELQGAVAQLQNEVNKTVKEFRIAYAQDKIDNSGYLEFLKSYGDYLIIEKPTTVDNFKFMFEYQFGYMYWRYLMWNFTGRQNDVQGKYDNLDGNWLSGITFIDEMHLGPQDNLPSDVLNNKGRNTYFFLPFILGIIGLVFHAKKDQKSFYVLLVLFLFTGFALKIYLNERPFEPRERDYALVGSFYVFAIWIGIGVYAIYDFIKKYLQPKIAGPIVIAVCLLAAPVLMAAQNWDDHDRSDRYTALAIAKNYLQGCEPNAILYTIGDNDTFPLWYAQEIEGFRTDVKVVNTSLFMTDWYIDSMKAKSYEAEGLPISFEHSQYVGDKLDAAIYSPRTEARIGLDEFMNFIKSDDPRTMVEMRNGQKLHFFPTNKLRIPVNKEHIIKNKVVSEQYYDSIVPYIDVDIKGSALYKNRIMMLDVMLNNDWKRPIYFTGGSFGDDDYMWMKDYLQLDGLIYKLVPLKNPVAKAASPLDMGQIDSEKMYKIVMDWHWGNSGSTVIYHDPETRKNSITYRTNMARLMEQLINEEKIDKAKNIINLAMKEMPVDYFGYYTMLEPFAAGYYAVGEESKGRALIIKLAGKYQESLNFYAGLPSSSQNAIAITIMTDIERYRSLLLVIQDQDPSFYKTEKVRFNQMNERFKRFGRKNE from the coding sequence ATGATGGCATTTAATTTTAAGAAGTGGAATACGATTTTGGGTTGGACTGCATTTGCAATTGCACTCATCACTTACACTCTAACCGTAGAGCCGACCTTGAGTTTTTGGGATACGGGCGAATATATTGCAACCTCTGCCAAGCTTCAAGTAGGACACCCTCCAGGGGCGCCACTATTTCAAATGCTTGGTGCTTTCTTTGCAATGTTTGCGTTAGAAAACACGCAAGTGGCGTTAATGGTCAATATGATGTCGGTATTTTCTAGCGCATTTACCATCCTATTTATGTTCTGGTCGACAACAATTTTGCTAAAAAAGATCATTTCAAACTTTGCTACTCTTGACCAAAATGCTGAAGTTGCTTTGCTTGGAAGTGCTTTTGTTGGATCGCTTGCTTTCGCATTTTCTGACAGTTTCTGGTTTAATGCGGTGGAAGCGGAAGTATATGCTATGGCGTCTTTCTTAATTGCATTGCTGTTTTGGTTGGGACTTCGTTGGGAGCAAGAAATGCATTTACCACGGGGAAATAAATGGCTTCTGCTTATTTCGCTAGTAGTGGGACTGACTTTCGGCGTACACTTTATGGCATTATTGACCATACCTGCGATCGGATTTTTGTATTATTTCAAAAATTATCAAACGATAACCACCAAGAATTTTATCATAGCTAATATCATCGTGGTTGGTGTCCTCCTGTTTATATTCCAATTGTTGCTGCCATGGACGCTTGCCTTCTTCGGGAAAAGTGAGGTTTTTATGGTCAATACTTTCGGAATGCCTTTCAATAGCGGGACTATAATTGCTGGGCTGATTTTAATTGGACTTTTTTACTACTTTCTAAATTATACTAACAAAAAAAACTTGCCGTTTTATAACACGCTTATTCTTTGCGTGCTATTTATATTCATCGGATTCTCTACCTGGCTAATGCTACCTATTCGTGCAAATGCGAATGTAGTAATTAACGAAAATAAACCTTCGGATGCTGCCGAAGTTTTGGCTTACTACAATCGTGAGCAGTATGGTTCGAATGCATTGTTCTACGGAAAACAGTTCTCAGAGATGTTTGCAGGACTGGACCCTGACAAACCTTATTTGGACAAAAAACCAAATTATGAGCGTGATTACAAGACTGGAAAGTATGTAATTACCAATAATTGGAAAGATGCTGAGCAAAATAGCGATGATTATCATAAGACTATTCTGCCTCGAATGTGGAGCACTGATCATGCCGAAAATTACATGAACTTTACAAATCCGCTAGAGTTTAAAATCAATCCCAACTACGACTACGAAAGTGAACTGGGCAAGTATGGAATTGATGTCGAGAATATTAGTGACGAAGAGTTACAAGGTGCAGTCGCGCAATTGCAAAATGAAGTTAACAAAACGGTTAAAGAATTTAGGATCGCTTATGCCCAAGATAAAATTGACAATTCTGGTTATCTTGAATTCTTAAAAAGCTACGGAGATTATCTGATTATCGAAAAACCGACTACGGTAGACAATTTCAAATTTATGTTTGAATATCAGTTTGGCTATATGTATTGGAGATACTTGATGTGGAACTTTACCGGAAGGCAGAACGATGTACAAGGAAAATACGACAATCTTGATGGAAACTGGTTGAGCGGAATTACTTTTATTGACGAAATGCACTTGGGACCGCAGGACAATTTACCAAGTGATGTGCTGAATAATAAAGGTCGTAATACGTATTTCTTCTTGCCATTTATTCTGGGGATTATCGGTTTGGTGTTCCACGCCAAAAAAGATCAGAAAAGTTTTTATGTCTTGTTAGTGCTATTTCTGTTTACAGGTTTTGCCTTGAAGATCTACCTTAACGAGCGTCCATTTGAACCTCGAGAGCGTGACTATGCTTTAGTCGGATCGTTTTATGTCTTTGCGATTTGGATTGGAATTGGAGTTTATGCCATCTATGATTTTATCAAAAAATACCTTCAGCCGAAAATCGCGGGTCCTATCGTAATTGCAGTTTGCTTATTGGCAGCTCCTGTATTGATGGCAGCTCAAAACTGGGATGATCACGATCGTTCTGACCGCTATACAGCTTTGGCAATAGCCAAAAACTATTTGCAAGGATGTGAGCCGAATGCCATTTTATACACGATTGGAGACAACGACACCTTCCCTCTTTGGTATGCACAAGAAATTGAAGGTTTTAGAACCGATGTTAAAGTGGTAAATACTAGTTTGTTTATGACTGATTGGTATATCGATTCGATGAAAGCCAAATCATATGAGGCCGAAGGTCTTCCGATATCTTTTGAACATTCTCAATATGTTGGTGACAAACTTGATGCAGCAATCTACAGCCCTCGTACAGAAGCGAGAATTGGACTTGACGAGTTTATGAACTTCATCAAAAGTGATGATCCACGTACAATGGTAGAAATGCGCAACGGTCAGAAACTTCATTTCTTCCCAACAAATAAACTTAGAATTCCAGTTAATAAGGAACATATTATAAAAAACAAAGTAGTAAGTGAGCAGTATTATGATTCGATCGTTCCGTATATTGATGTAGATATCAAAGGTTCGGCGCTATACAAAAATAGAATTATGATGCTTGACGTTATGCTAAATAATGATTGGAAACGTCCTATTTATTTTACCGGAGGTTCTTTTGGAGATGACGATTATATGTGGATGAAAGATTATCTGCAACTTGACGGATTGATATACAAACTTGTTCCACTTAAAAATCCAGTTGCCAAAGCAGCAAGTCCACTGGATATGGGACAAATAGATAGTGAGAAAATGTACAAGATTGTGATGGATTGGCATTGGGGAAATAGTGGTAGCACCGTAATCTATCACGATCCCGAAACACGAAAAAACAGCATTACCTACCGCACAAATATGGCTAGATTGATGGAGCAGCTTATCAATGAAGAGAAAATTGACAAAGCAAAAAATATAATCAATCTTGCAATGAAAGAGATGCCGGTGGATTATTTTGGATATTACACGATGCTTGAGCCGTTTGCAGCAGGATATTATGCCGTTGGCGAAGAGTCAAAAGGGCGCGCGCTGATTATAAAATTGGCTGGAAAATATCAAGAATCTTTAAATTTCTATGCAGGGTTACCTTCTTCAAGTCAGAATGCAATTGCAATTACTATTATGACGGATATTGAGCGTTACCGAAGTTTGTTATTGGTCATTCAAGATCAAGACCCTAGTTTCTATAAAACGGAAAAAGTTCGTTTTAATCAGATGAATGAGCGTTTCAAACGTTTTGGTCGCAAGAATGAATAG
- a CDS encoding T9SS type A sorting domain-containing protein has protein sequence MKLKIILSAFLFFQFFSNQAQNEFIDSNFGTNNGYTLSPAYQGDLILRDVLQVNDKIYATSIGFDQTCYLIRYDLNGIVDLTFGTNGFVLMPQSPDGLFLGNRFSQLKLTSNNKLLLITSVLPDNFEAAGFYIAQVTKINLDGTLDLNYGTNGSYLSSFEFGLRTIGVEKSSEDGLTIVGYNGYIDDDNTHTVTIQKINGQGQLDTNFGTNGYIDLSYNSEIYTPVLANIKGDFVYILFSSYEGNNYISKYNTSALSYDMSFGQNGIVTGNSSTMVIDYFYIDDDSNAMYVSGGRVVQVAMHLETLVVVKKYVNGILDSNFGNNGEAIVDVLPNTATVKFVQSIEKHANKILIHGDVNSVATAPYDKTFLAQINMDGSMDQNFGQNGVIINELFPSDNKTFGYVYNEDSIITCGSCPSIDGFYPQRPCLIKYLKSSNLNIESFHNQNARFYPNPVQDLMYFRTDKNIVSIDIYDYSGRLVGKYKSEDNSVNIVDLQSGLYIGAVNTDADSYKIKLVKK, from the coding sequence ATGAAATTGAAAATTATTTTATCCGCATTTTTATTTTTTCAATTTTTCAGCAATCAAGCACAAAATGAGTTTATCGATTCGAATTTTGGTACTAACAATGGCTACACGCTTTCGCCAGCATATCAAGGTGATTTAATTCTAAGGGATGTTTTGCAGGTAAATGACAAAATTTATGCTACTAGTATAGGTTTTGATCAAACTTGCTATCTAATAAGATATGATTTAAATGGTATCGTAGATTTAACTTTTGGCACAAATGGATTTGTATTGATGCCTCAAAGTCCAGATGGGTTATTCCTGGGTAACAGATTTAGTCAGCTCAAATTAACAAGCAACAATAAACTTTTATTGATTACAAGCGTACTTCCAGATAATTTTGAAGCCGCAGGCTTTTACATCGCCCAGGTAACCAAAATCAATTTAGACGGTACCTTAGATTTAAACTACGGAACAAATGGAAGCTATTTAAGCAGCTTCGAATTTGGACTACGAACCATAGGTGTCGAGAAATCTAGCGAGGACGGATTAACAATCGTAGGATATAACGGGTACATAGACGATGATAACACTCATACTGTCACCATCCAAAAGATAAACGGCCAAGGTCAGCTCGACACTAATTTTGGCACTAATGGATATATAGATTTATCGTACAATAGCGAGATTTATACACCAGTCTTGGCAAATATCAAAGGTGACTTCGTATATATATTATTTAGTAGTTATGAAGGCAACAATTATATTTCAAAATACAATACTTCTGCTCTGAGCTATGATATGTCTTTTGGGCAAAATGGTATTGTTACTGGAAATTCTAGCACTATGGTCATTGACTACTTTTATATTGATGACGATTCCAACGCGATGTATGTTTCTGGCGGGCGAGTGGTGCAAGTAGCAATGCATTTGGAAACTCTAGTTGTAGTAAAAAAATATGTGAATGGTATTTTAGATTCTAATTTCGGTAATAATGGTGAAGCTATTGTTGACGTGCTTCCAAATACCGCTACTGTCAAATTCGTTCAAAGTATTGAGAAGCACGCGAATAAAATCCTTATTCACGGAGATGTAAACAGCGTTGCAACAGCGCCTTATGATAAAACTTTTTTGGCACAAATCAATATGGATGGAAGTATGGATCAGAATTTCGGTCAAAATGGAGTTATTATAAATGAACTTTTCCCAAGTGATAACAAAACATTTGGATATGTATATAATGAGGATTCCATCATTACTTGTGGTTCTTGTCCAAGTATAGATGGCTTTTATCCTCAAAGGCCTTGCTTGATAAAATATTTAAAAAGCTCTAATTTAAATATCGAAAGTTTCCATAATCAGAATGCTAGATTTTATCCTAATCCAGTTCAGGATTTAATGTATTTTAGAACCGACAAAAATATCGTAAGCATAGATATCTATGATTACTCAGGTAGATTGGTGGGAAAATACAAGTCAGAAGACAACAGCGTAAATATTGTAGATTTGCAATCGGGATTGTATATAGGCGCGGTCAACACCGATGCGGACAGCTACAAAATTAAGTTGGTAAAAAAATAG
- a CDS encoding SET domain-containing protein produces the protein MKTISYNKIDASESDYLYVATSQITNSGNGLFTAIDIYKDEMIAVFTGDILNDSQAAERAEKGNDRYFIMMPDGSTLDSMNSDCFAKYANDASVNSETNFKNNSKIAFDDDGHVGLIALRKIKSGEEIFCSYGKVYWKKWLKLV, from the coding sequence ATGAAAACCATCTCCTATAATAAAATCGATGCTTCAGAATCCGACTATCTCTATGTCGCGACTTCTCAAATAACAAATTCCGGTAACGGACTTTTTACCGCTATCGATATTTATAAGGACGAAATGATTGCTGTTTTTACGGGCGATATTCTCAACGATTCTCAAGCAGCAGAGCGTGCCGAAAAAGGAAATGACCGATATTTTATAATGATGCCCGACGGATCAACTTTGGATTCTATGAATTCAGATTGTTTTGCAAAATATGCAAATGATGCGAGCGTCAATTCTGAAACTAATTTCAAGAATAATTCGAAAATTGCTTTTGACGATGATGGACATGTTGGCTTAATTGCTTTGCGTAAGATAAAATCTGGCGAGGAGATATTTTGCAGCTACGGAAAAGTGTATTGGAAGAAGTGGTTGAAATTAGTATAG
- a CDS encoding NRDE family protein has translation MCTVSYIPKTVDGSFVLTSNRDEDSRRPTIAPMIYDFGTVQLAFPKDEVSGGSWIAMSNLGKINCLLNGGIGTHTKQEYHTISRGTILIDLTKSQLSTKNFFQNYHLHNVEPFTIVSIQHQEGKVVSLTEVIWDGNKKHLRNLEVNHPHIWSAAQLYSEEQKQLRQKWFENFIKKNISNLTSVKIAEFHFGNHSEDVGVNVIMERGDLLKTVSITQIISQNENLKMSYSDLLRGGRVQVEL, from the coding sequence ATGTGTACCGTAAGTTATATCCCCAAAACCGTTGACGGCAGTTTTGTGCTCACTTCAAATCGTGATGAAGACTCAAGGCGCCCAACTATAGCTCCGATGATTTATGATTTCGGAACGGTTCAGCTCGCCTTTCCCAAAGATGAAGTATCTGGTGGGTCTTGGATTGCAATGAGCAATCTGGGGAAGATCAACTGTTTACTTAATGGTGGCATTGGAACTCATACAAAACAAGAGTACCACACAATTAGCCGAGGTACAATTTTAATCGATTTAACCAAATCACAACTTTCAACTAAGAATTTCTTTCAAAATTATCACCTGCACAATGTCGAGCCATTTACAATTGTCTCGATTCAGCATCAAGAGGGCAAGGTGGTTTCTTTAACCGAAGTGATTTGGGACGGAAACAAAAAGCATTTGAGAAATCTCGAAGTCAATCATCCTCATATTTGGTCAGCTGCACAATTATATTCTGAAGAGCAGAAACAATTACGTCAAAAGTGGTTTGAAAATTTCATCAAAAAAAATATATCAAATCTGACTTCCGTTAAAATCGCTGAATTCCATTTTGGAAATCATTCGGAAGATGTTGGAGTGAATGTAATAATGGAACGTGGCGATCTTTTGAAAACGGTAAGTATTACGCAAATTATTTCTCAAAATGAGAACTTGAAAATGAGTTATTCAGATTTGCTTAGAGGTGGTAGGGTGCAAGTGGAGCTATAA
- a CDS encoding universal stress protein — translation MKKILVPTDFSKHATNALKVAVQIAKEHDAEIVLLHMLELPQQTSDALDRGSEIPEIMLYKKMAVQRIDDLTKSDLLSDVKASNIVQFERAFEGILAISKENDIDLVVMGSHGASGFKEMFIGSNTEKVVRSSEVPVLVIKNETDHFKTKNMIFASDFTDEVNEPFKKVLKFADMLDAELKLVMINTPNSFKTTAVAEKMMTDFADRFEMSHLKKFIYNDANIEKGILNFAHTVNADLIAICTHGRTGMARLLNGSISEDLVNRTSIPMVTFKI, via the coding sequence ATGAAAAAAATATTAGTCCCTACCGATTTTTCTAAGCACGCAACAAATGCTTTAAAGGTTGCTGTTCAAATTGCAAAAGAGCACGATGCCGAAATTGTTTTACTCCATATGCTTGAGTTGCCGCAACAGACAAGTGATGCTTTAGATCGTGGAAGTGAAATTCCAGAAATTATGCTTTACAAGAAAATGGCTGTCCAACGAATTGATGATCTAACAAAAAGCGATTTGCTTTCTGATGTAAAAGCGAGCAACATAGTACAATTTGAACGTGCATTTGAAGGAATCTTAGCAATTTCTAAAGAAAATGATATTGATTTAGTAGTAATGGGATCTCATGGTGCAAGCGGATTCAAAGAAATGTTTATTGGATCGAATACTGAAAAGGTTGTGCGTTCGTCTGAGGTGCCTGTCTTAGTTATTAAAAATGAGACAGATCATTTTAAAACTAAAAATATGATTTTTGCATCAGATTTTACAGATGAAGTAAATGAACCATTCAAGAAGGTATTAAAATTTGCAGATATGCTTGACGCAGAATTAAAACTAGTAATGATTAATACTCCTAATAGCTTTAAAACTACTGCAGTTGCGGAGAAAATGATGACTGATTTTGCCGATCGTTTTGAGATGTCTCACTTAAAGAAATTCATTTACAACGATGCAAATATTGAAAAAGGAATTTTAAATTTTGCACATACCGTAAATGCCGATCTTATCGCAATCTGTACACATGGTCGTACTGGAATGGCGAGATTGCTTAACGGTAGTATCAGTGAAGATTTAGTGAATCGCACCTCTATTCCTATGGTGACGTTTAAAATCTAA
- the rimP gene encoding ribosome assembly cofactor RimP, with the protein MTFREKVLNLLDEAIASHPSLFLIDLEITDAFKIIVAIDGDNGVTLQDCIDISRAVENNLDREEQDFSLEVASAGVSKPLKNVRQYKKNIGRTLKVKTASETIEGILTSVDDEKITLEWEAREPKKLGKGKETVQKRQDVLFADIKESIVIIIF; encoded by the coding sequence ATGACATTTAGAGAAAAAGTTTTAAATTTACTAGACGAAGCTATAGCTAGCCATCCCTCACTTTTTTTGATTGATCTGGAAATTACAGATGCTTTCAAAATTATTGTGGCAATTGATGGAGACAATGGCGTTACATTACAAGATTGCATCGATATTAGTCGCGCAGTAGAGAATAATTTGGATCGTGAAGAACAGGATTTCTCTCTTGAAGTAGCTTCGGCAGGAGTTTCTAAGCCTCTAAAAAATGTTCGTCAGTACAAGAAGAATATTGGCCGTACTCTAAAAGTAAAAACAGCAAGTGAAACTATTGAAGGAATTTTAACCTCAGTAGATGATGAAAAAATCACCTTAGAGTGGGAAGCACGGGAGCCCAAAAAGTTAGGGAAAGGTAAAGAAACAGTACAGAAAAGGCAAGATGTGCTTTTTGCAGATATAAAAGAATCAATCGTTATTATAATATTTTAA
- the nusA gene encoding transcription termination factor NusA, whose amino-acid sequence MENIALIESFSEFKDDKLIDRVTLMAILEDVFRNALKKKYGSDENFDIIINPDKGDMEIWQRRVIVADDDLDLDHLEITLTDARKIEKDFEIGEEVSEEVKLVDLGRRAILALRQNLISKIHEHDNTNLYKQFKDLIGDIYTAEVHHVRPRVVILIDDENNEIVLPKEKQIPSDFFRKGDSVRGIIESVELKGNKPQIVMSRTSDIFLEKLFEQEIPEVADGLITVKAVVRIPGEKAKVAVDSYDDRIDPVGACVGMKGSRIHGIVRELGNENIDVINYTTNTQLFITRALSPAKVSSIKINEETKHAEVFLQLEEVSKAIGRGGHNIKLAGLLTGYELDVIREGSVIEDEDVELSEFSDEIEGWIIQEFAKVGLDTALSILKHDVADLVQRTDLEEETILDVMRILKDELDN is encoded by the coding sequence ATGGAAAATATAGCATTAATCGAATCATTTTCAGAATTTAAAGACGACAAGTTAATTGATCGCGTAACTCTGATGGCGATTCTAGAAGATGTATTCCGTAATGCATTAAAAAAGAAATACGGATCTGATGAAAATTTTGATATTATCATCAATCCAGATAAGGGAGATATGGAAATTTGGCAGCGAAGAGTAATTGTAGCTGACGATGATTTAGATTTAGACCATCTGGAAATTACATTAACTGATGCTAGAAAAATTGAGAAGGATTTCGAAATTGGCGAAGAGGTTTCAGAGGAAGTAAAATTAGTAGATTTAGGTAGAAGAGCTATTTTAGCTTTGCGCCAAAATTTAATTTCAAAAATACACGAACATGACAATACCAATCTTTATAAGCAATTTAAAGATTTAATTGGCGACATTTACACCGCCGAAGTACATCATGTGCGTCCTAGAGTAGTGATTCTTATCGATGATGAGAATAATGAAATAGTATTGCCAAAGGAAAAACAAATTCCTTCTGACTTTTTTAGAAAGGGAGATAGCGTACGCGGTATTATAGAAAGTGTAGAGCTTAAAGGCAATAAACCGCAGATTGTTATGTCTCGAACTTCAGATATTTTCCTTGAGAAATTGTTTGAACAAGAGATTCCTGAAGTAGCAGATGGACTAATTACGGTGAAGGCTGTAGTAAGAATTCCTGGCGAAAAAGCTAAGGTAGCGGTAGATTCCTATGATGATAGAATTGATCCTGTAGGAGCTTGTGTAGGTATGAAAGGCTCTCGTATCCATGGAATCGTTCGTGAACTAGGAAATGAAAATATTGATGTAATCAATTACACGACAAACACGCAATTGTTTATTACAAGAGCATTGAGTCCTGCTAAAGTATCATCAATAAAAATTAATGAAGAAACAAAACACGCAGAAGTGTTTTTGCAACTTGAAGAAGTTTCAAAAGCAATTGGTCGCGGTGGTCATAACATCAAACTGGCTGGTTTGCTAACAGGTTATGAGCTAGACGTAATACGTGAAGGTAGTGTCATTGAAGACGAAGATGTTGAATTATCTGAGTTTTCTGACGAAATAGAAGGGTGGATTATTCAAGAATTCGCCAAAGTAGGGTTGGATACAGCGCTAAGCATCCTTAAACATGATGTAGCAGATCTAGTGCAAAGAACTGACCTTGAAGAAGAGACTATTCTCGATGTAATGAGAATTTTGAAAGATGAGCTTGACAATTAA